The Bradyrhizobium sp. B097 genome contains the following window.
GCCGAGCGCGAGCCCGATCAGCGAACCGATCCCGGCCAGCACCACCACCTGCGTGCAGTAGATCGTGAAGACGTCGCGGCCGGTGGCGCCGAGCGCCTTGAATGAGGCGATGACGTCGCGGCGCCGGTCGATATGGCTCTTCACCGCGTTGGCGACGCCGACGCCGCCGACCAAGAGGGCGGCGAGGCCGACCAGAGTCAGGAACTGGGTGAAGCGGTTGATGGTGCGTTCGAGCTGCGGCGAGGCGTTGTTGCGGCTGCGGACTTCCCAGCCGGCCTCCGGCGCGGCAGCCCGTGCGCCGTCGATCAACGCGGTGGTGGCGCGATCGTCGTTGGCGCCGTCGGGCAGCTTCACCCGGTAGATCCAGCGCACCAGGCTGCCCGGTTGCAGCAGATCGGTGGCGCGCAGGCTGGCTTCGCTGATCAGGAAGCGCGGCCCGAGGCCGACGCCGCCGGCAAGCTTGTCGGGCTCGGCCGCCACCACGCTGCGGATCTGGTAGGTCGCGCTGCCGATGCTGACGCGGTCGCCGAGCTTCAGGTCGAGCCGCGCCAACAGCGTTGAATCGGCGGCCGCGCCATAGACGCCATCGCGTTCGGCGAGCAGATCGGCAACCGGCATGTTCGGCTCGAGCGTCAGCTCGCCGAGCATCGGATATTTGCCGTCGACCGCCTTGAGCTCGACCAGCGCCAGCTTGCCGTCGCCGCTGCGGGCCATCGCGCGCAGTGTGGCTGCAACCGAAACCTCGCCGCGGGTGCGCAGATACGCGACCTCCTCGGGCTTGGCTTCGCGCGAGATCAGCGAGAAGGCGACGTCGCCGCCGAGCAGCGTGCGGCCCTCGCGCGACAGGCCGTCGCCGAGGCTCGCGGCGACCGAGCCGACGCCGGCAATCGCCATCACGCCGAGAGCGATGCAGGCGATGAACACGTAGAATCCGCGCAGGCCGCCGCGCAGTTCGCGCAGAGCATAGCGGAAGGCAAGCGACGACGCGCGGCCCTGCACCGCGACTTCGGACGCGATGCTCATGTGGTGGATTGTCCGTCGATGCGGCCGGAACGCAGCCGCACCACACGATCGCAGCGCTGCGCCAGCGAGAGGTCGTGCGTCACCAGCACCAGCGTCATGCCGCGCTCGGTGTGCTTGGTGAAGAGCAGGTCGATGATCTGCTTTCCCGTCGTCTCGTCGAGATTTCCGGTCGGCTCGTCGGCAACCAGGATCGCGGGATCGGGCGCCAGCGCACGTGCGATCGCGACGCGCTGCTGCTCGCCGCCGGACAGCTGCGTCGGGTAGTGATGCAGCCGTTCGCCGAGCCCGACTGATTGCAGCTCCAGCGCGGCGCGCGCGGCGGCATCGGGATTGCCGGCGAGCTCGAGCGGCACGGCGACGTTCTCCAACGCCGTCATGGTCGGGATCAGATGGAACGACTGGAAGACGATGCCGACCTGGCGGCCGCGGAAGCGCGCCAGCGCATCTTCATCGAGGGCATTGAACGACGTCCCGTTGACGACCACTTCTCCGCTGTCAGGACGTTCAAGCCCCGCCATCACCATCAGCAAGGTCGACTTGCCCGAACCCGACGGGCCGATCAGGCCGATGGCCTCACCCGCTGCCACACGAAGGCTGATATCTTTGAGGATATGGACCCGTGCCGCGCCGGTGCCAAGCGAGAGATTGACGTTCCTGACGGCAATGGTGTCCGGCTCGACGTCGGTCAGTGAAGAGGATTCGATGAGACTGTCCATGGTTCGGTCATATGGCACTTCCGCTGCTGCGGTCGAGGGCCGGTTGAGAATCTTCGTGCACATACTCGTGTTGCTTATGGGCTTGATGACGGCGGCAAGTGCGCAGACGCCGGCACCGGAGAATGGCCCGGCGCAAGGTTCGGCGAAACCGATCAAGATGGTGGTTCTGGGCGATTCCCTGAGCGCCGGTTACGGCCTTCCGGCCGCGGCGGCATTTCCGGTCCGGCTACAAAAAGCCTTGGAAACCAAGGGGATAAAGGTCAGTATGACGAATGCCGGGGTATCCGGCGACACCGCCTCAGGGGGCCGCGAGCGGCTCGACTGGTCGGTCGCTGACGGAACTGACGCCGTGATCGTCGAGCTCGGCGCCAACGATGCGTTGCGCGGCATCGATCCCGCGGTCACGCGTGCCGCGCTCTCCGACATCATCACAAAGTTGCAGGCGCGCAAGATCGCCGTGCTCTTGTGCGGCATGCTCGCGCCACCGAACTATGGCAGTGAGTATGCAGCGAAGTTCAACGCGATCTATCCCGATCTCTCGAAGTCGCTTGGCGTGCCGCTCTATCCGTTCTTCCTCGATGGCGTGGCTGCCGATGCCAAGCTCAATCAGGCCGACGGCATGCATCCGACGGCGGAAGGTGT
Protein-coding sequences here:
- a CDS encoding ABC transporter ATP-binding protein; translated protein: MDSLIESSSLTDVEPDTIAVRNVNLSLGTGAARVHILKDISLRVAAGEAIGLIGPSGSGKSTLLMVMAGLERPDSGEVVVNGTSFNALDEDALARFRGRQVGIVFQSFHLIPTMTALENVAVPLELAGNPDAAARAALELQSVGLGERLHHYPTQLSGGEQQRVAIARALAPDPAILVADEPTGNLDETTGKQIIDLLFTKHTERGMTLVLVTHDLSLAQRCDRVVRLRSGRIDGQSTT
- a CDS encoding arylesterase, translated to MHILVLLMGLMTAASAQTPAPENGPAQGSAKPIKMVVLGDSLSAGYGLPAAAAFPVRLQKALETKGIKVSMTNAGVSGDTASGGRERLDWSVADGTDAVIVELGANDALRGIDPAVTRAALSDIITKLQARKIAVLLCGMLAPPNYGSEYAAKFNAIYPDLSKSLGVPLYPFFLDGVAADAKLNQADGMHPTAEGVDIVVKNMLPTVEAFLGALSGQRS